A stretch of Exiguobacterium sp. BMC-KP DNA encodes these proteins:
- the egtB gene encoding ergothioneine biosynthesis protein EgtB, whose product MLFETTSYLIEKFATVRNQTIALIEPLEAEDFVIQASSDVSPPKWHIAHTTWFFERMILQEYSEGYQVYHPKYNYLFNSYYNSIGPYQPRQQRGMLSRPTVEDIIAYRAYVDEQMVEFLKQERTPEDQQKVEALVEMGLQHEQQHQELILTDVKYNFFTNPLLPAYQSKTMTKDAPATAVKETSFIPFEEGLVEIGHTGDGFAFDNESPRHKTWLHPFELATRPVTNGEYLAFIEAGGYEKSEYWLSDGYATVQKEGWKAPLYWMKDEAGDWTIFTMNGVAPLRLDEPVCHVSFYEADAYSRYQGKRLPTEAEWEWASRQVDSVTKRNMMGNGTFHPVAVEESETTLASMFGNVWEWTSSPYSSYPGSKPLEGALGEYNAKFMCNQMVLRGGACVTPDDHIRETYRNFFPPDKRWLFGGFRLAGDM is encoded by the coding sequence ATGTTATTTGAAACGACATCGTACTTAATCGAAAAATTCGCCACCGTTCGGAATCAAACGATTGCCTTGATTGAACCGCTTGAAGCAGAAGATTTTGTCATTCAAGCCAGTTCGGACGTTAGTCCACCAAAGTGGCACATTGCACATACGACATGGTTTTTTGAACGGATGATTTTACAAGAATATAGTGAAGGTTATCAAGTCTACCATCCAAAATACAATTATTTATTTAACTCGTACTACAACTCAATCGGTCCTTATCAACCCCGACAGCAACGAGGGATGTTATCGCGTCCGACGGTCGAGGACATCATCGCTTACCGGGCATATGTCGATGAACAGATGGTCGAGTTCTTGAAGCAAGAACGGACACCGGAAGACCAACAGAAAGTGGAGGCGCTAGTTGAGATGGGACTCCAACATGAACAACAGCATCAGGAACTGATTTTGACGGACGTGAAGTATAACTTTTTCACAAATCCTCTTTTACCTGCCTATCAGTCAAAGACGATGACAAAAGACGCACCTGCAACAGCGGTTAAAGAAACATCTTTTATTCCATTCGAGGAAGGACTCGTTGAGATTGGTCACACAGGAGACGGTTTTGCATTTGACAACGAAAGTCCGCGCCATAAAACATGGCTTCATCCGTTTGAATTAGCGACGCGTCCCGTCACAAACGGGGAATATTTGGCGTTCATTGAAGCAGGTGGTTATGAAAAATCGGAGTATTGGTTGTCGGATGGCTACGCGACTGTCCAAAAAGAAGGCTGGAAAGCACCTTTATATTGGATGAAGGATGAAGCGGGGGATTGGACGATCTTTACGATGAATGGCGTCGCACCACTTCGACTTGACGAACCGGTCTGTCATGTCAGCTTTTATGAAGCGGACGCTTATAGTCGTTACCAAGGGAAACGGTTGCCGACAGAAGCGGAGTGGGAATGGGCTTCTCGCCAAGTCGATTCCGTAACAAAACGAAATATGATGGGAAATGGAACGTTCCATCCCGTAGCAGTCGAAGAATCAGAGACGACGCTTGCGAGTATGTTCGGAAACGTCTGGGAATGGACGTCTAGTCCGTATAGTTCTTACCCTGGCAGCAAACCGCTTGAAGGGGCACTTGGCGAGTACAACGCGAAGTTCATGTGTAATCAGATGGTATTACGTGGTGGTGCTTGCGTGACGCCGGATGATCATATTCGCGAGACGTATCGTAACTTCTTCCCACCCGATAAACGCTGGTTATTTGGCGGCTTCCGATTGGCGGGTGACATGTGA
- the guaC gene encoding GMP reductase, whose amino-acid sequence MDVVFDYEDIQLIPAKSIVGSRSECDTSVEFGGRRFKLPVVPANMQTIIDESIAIFLAEGDYFYIMHRFEPARRLAFVRMMQERELFASISVGVKEEEYQLIEQLAAEGLVPEYITIDIAHGHSEAVIQMIRHIKSLLPASFVIAGNVGTPEAVRELENAGADATKVGIGPGKVCITKIKTGFGTGGWQLAALRWCAKAASKPIIADGGIRTHGDIAKSVRFGASMVMIGSLFAGHEESPGETHEVDGVLVKEYFGSASEFQKGERKNVEGKKMFVEHKGSLTDTLIEMEQDLQSAISYAGGNKLQAIRTVDYVVVKNSIFNGDKVF is encoded by the coding sequence ATGGATGTAGTATTCGATTATGAAGATATTCAATTAATTCCAGCGAAATCAATCGTTGGTAGCCGTTCGGAATGTGATACGTCAGTGGAATTCGGTGGCCGTCGTTTTAAGCTTCCGGTCGTACCGGCAAACATGCAAACGATCATTGATGAATCAATTGCGATATTCTTAGCAGAAGGCGATTATTTCTATATCATGCACCGGTTCGAACCGGCACGTCGTCTCGCATTCGTTCGCATGATGCAAGAGCGTGAACTGTTCGCTTCGATTAGTGTTGGCGTCAAAGAAGAAGAATATCAGCTGATTGAACAGCTCGCAGCAGAAGGATTGGTTCCTGAATACATTACAATCGATATCGCGCACGGTCATTCAGAAGCCGTCATTCAGATGATTCGTCACATCAAGTCACTTCTACCGGCAAGTTTTGTCATCGCTGGTAATGTCGGTACACCGGAAGCGGTTCGCGAATTAGAAAACGCGGGAGCAGACGCAACAAAAGTAGGCATCGGACCGGGTAAGGTCTGTATCACGAAGATTAAGACAGGATTCGGTACGGGCGGTTGGCAGCTAGCGGCACTTCGTTGGTGTGCGAAAGCGGCAAGTAAACCAATCATCGCTGATGGTGGTATTCGGACGCATGGGGATATCGCAAAGTCAGTTCGATTCGGTGCTTCGATGGTCATGATTGGTTCCCTCTTTGCAGGACATGAAGAATCACCAGGTGAGACACATGAAGTGGACGGAGTGCTCGTCAAGGAATACTTCGGCTCGGCGTCTGAGTTCCAAAAAGGGGAACGTAAGAACGTTGAAGGAAAGAAAATGTTCGTCGAACATAAAGGTAGTCTGACAGATACGTTGATCGAGATGGAGCAAGATCTGCAATCAGCGATTTCGTACGCTGGTGGGAACAAACTGCAAGCGATTCGTACGGTCGATTATGTCGTCGTCAAGAACTCAATCTTTAATGGTGATAAAGTATTTTAA
- a CDS encoding NUDIX domain-containing protein, with amino-acid sequence MPISDYYANLRQHVGTQRLFTPCVAAIIRNEAGHILFQDPGGPFWSLPAGAIELGESHAQAVIREVYEETGLFVRPVRLIATFGGESFRFKYPDGNEVEYVATVFECEVVGGTLEAIDRESEQLAYFPKNERPPLALPYPDQVFEKSEATSYFEWEERWLIDLQQQNL; translated from the coding sequence ATGCCAATCTCTGATTATTATGCTAATCTACGGCAACATGTCGGAACACAACGTCTGTTTACACCATGCGTCGCAGCAATCATCCGTAACGAAGCGGGTCACATCCTATTCCAAGATCCAGGTGGTCCATTTTGGAGTTTGCCTGCCGGGGCGATTGAACTAGGGGAATCTCATGCACAAGCCGTCATTCGCGAAGTTTATGAAGAAACGGGTCTATTCGTTCGACCCGTCCGCCTGATCGCGACATTCGGTGGGGAGTCGTTTCGCTTTAAATATCCAGACGGAAACGAAGTTGAATATGTAGCAACGGTATTCGAGTGTGAAGTAGTCGGTGGAACGCTTGAAGCAATCGATAGGGAGTCCGAGCAACTGGCTTATTTTCCGAAAAATGAGCGTCCGCCACTTGCGTTGCCTTATCCCGATCAAGTGTTTGAGAAATCAGAGGCAACAAGTTATTTCGAGTGGGAAGAGCGCTGGTTGATTGATTTACAACAACAAAACCTTTAA
- a CDS encoding GNAT family N-acetyltransferase, translating into MLPIYIRPYILEDAATILEMNLRNREHFEHWMPVKPLPEQYTVEGQRERIQRHQELMKQDAYYAYGVFLSETDQLIGDVSAMFIQRGPAETCMIGYQLDASFSRRGYMAQAVGLFVDHLFDVHQFHRIRAEVMPANIGSIRVLEKVGFRQEGIAKQNLFINEAWEDFILFALLKEDREELRHANL; encoded by the coding sequence ATGTTACCGATTTACATTCGTCCGTATATTCTCGAGGACGCAGCAACTATTCTTGAAATGAACTTGCGAAACCGCGAACACTTCGAACACTGGATGCCGGTTAAACCGTTGCCTGAACAGTATACAGTCGAAGGACAGCGGGAACGGATACAGCGCCATCAAGAGTTGATGAAACAAGATGCGTATTATGCTTACGGTGTTTTTTTATCAGAAACGGATCAATTGATTGGGGATGTCTCAGCGATGTTCATCCAGCGGGGACCGGCAGAAACGTGCATGATCGGCTATCAGTTGGATGCTTCCTTCTCAAGACGAGGGTACATGGCTCAAGCGGTCGGATTGTTCGTGGATCACTTATTTGATGTTCATCAGTTCCACCGGATTCGTGCTGAAGTCATGCCAGCAAACATCGGATCGATCCGTGTTCTTGAAAAAGTCGGATTTCGTCAAGAAGGAATAGCAAAGCAAAATCTCTTCATCAATGAAGCATGGGAAGATTTTATTCTGTTTGCTCTATTAAAAGAAGACCGGGAGGAGTTACGTCATGCCAATCTCTGA
- a CDS encoding cold-shock protein, translating into MEQGKVKWFNAEKGFGFIERESGDDVFVHFSAIQSEGFKSLDEGQEVSFEVEEGQRGPQATNVVKL; encoded by the coding sequence ATGGAACAAGGTAAAGTAAAATGGTTTAACGCAGAAAAAGGATTCGGCTTCATCGAGCGCGAAAGCGGAGACGACGTATTCGTACACTTCTCAGCAATCCAATCTGAAGGTTTCAAATCACTTGACGAAGGTCAAGAGGTTTCTTTCGAAGTTGAAGAAGGCCAACGTGGACCACAAGCAACTAACGTTGTAAAACTTTAA
- a CDS encoding nuclear transport factor 2 family protein has product MTLENTMHQLQESMLKGDLTQVSHLLSPEFTFIDALGRSFDAETYLDHYVDPENIRWLSRTDDFSYIDHFEDTAIQYSLTEDRFEYGTTQYVGRFRVVSVYRATTEGWKWHFGQLTSLDPS; this is encoded by the coding sequence ATGACGCTCGAGAATACCATGCATCAGTTGCAAGAATCGATGCTAAAAGGAGATTTGACACAAGTCTCTCACCTGTTGTCGCCTGAATTTACATTTATCGATGCTTTAGGTCGGTCGTTTGATGCTGAGACGTATCTCGATCATTATGTCGATCCAGAAAACATTCGCTGGTTGTCACGAACTGATGATTTTTCATACATCGACCACTTCGAAGATACAGCGATTCAATATAGTTTGACAGAGGATCGGTTTGAATACGGCACGACGCAGTACGTCGGTCGTTTCCGTGTCGTTTCGGTCTATCGAGCGACAACTGAGGGCTGGAAATGGCACTTTGGTCAACTGACATCTCTTGATCCGTCGTAA
- the serC gene encoding 3-phosphoserine/phosphohydroxythreonine transaminase, which translates to MTVYNFSAGPAVLPAPVLLKAQSELLNYENSGQSVLEMSHRSPIFESIRDAAEQSLRRLMSIPDTYSVLFIQGGATLQFSMLPQNLATRTGRIDFIDTGDWSTKAIADAKQYATVQVLASSANDGYRFIPDGPFTSSSDYLHITWNNTLEGTTYQTPPKVDVPLVADVSSSILSEPIPIEAFDVLYAGAQKNLGVAGLTVVIIKNDLLDRVPDTIGAYLRYDIHAKQRSLYNTPPTFSLYMTKLVLEWIEETGLETITARNASQAQLLYEAIDQSTVFHNHVAVKDRSRMNLPFSTGSETEDATFLAFAERHNLINLAGHRSIGGMRASLYNAMPTEGVEALIHIMHRFEQGER; encoded by the coding sequence ATGACGGTTTATAACTTCTCTGCCGGTCCGGCAGTCCTCCCTGCACCGGTCTTATTGAAGGCACAATCTGAACTACTCAATTATGAAAACTCAGGACAATCCGTTCTTGAAATGAGTCATCGTTCGCCAATTTTCGAATCGATTCGAGATGCAGCTGAACAATCATTGCGAAGGTTGATGTCGATTCCCGATACGTACTCCGTGCTGTTTATTCAAGGTGGAGCGACACTTCAATTTTCAATGTTACCGCAAAATTTGGCGACTAGGACGGGACGGATTGATTTTATTGATACCGGCGACTGGTCGACAAAAGCAATTGCGGATGCCAAACAGTATGCGACGGTCCAAGTCCTCGCCTCTTCCGCAAATGATGGTTATCGCTTTATTCCGGATGGACCATTTACGTCTTCAAGCGACTATCTGCATATTACTTGGAACAACACTTTAGAAGGAACGACATATCAGACACCACCCAAAGTCGATGTACCACTCGTTGCCGACGTCTCGTCCTCTATTTTGTCTGAACCGATACCAATCGAAGCCTTTGATGTCTTATATGCGGGTGCTCAAAAAAATTTAGGTGTCGCCGGCTTGACAGTTGTCATCATTAAGAATGACTTACTTGATCGTGTCCCTGATACGATCGGTGCCTACTTACGGTATGATATCCATGCGAAACAGCGTTCTCTTTACAATACGCCGCCAACGTTTAGTCTTTATATGACGAAATTGGTGCTCGAGTGGATTGAGGAGACAGGGCTTGAGACGATCACAGCGCGAAATGCCTCACAAGCACAACTCTTATATGAAGCAATCGATCAGTCGACTGTCTTTCATAATCATGTTGCCGTAAAGGATCGAAGTCGAATGAACCTCCCATTCTCGACCGGAAGCGAGACGGAAGACGCTACCTTCTTAGCTTTCGCCGAACGCCACAATCTTATTAACCTTGCTGGACATCGCTCGATTGGCGGAATGCGTGCGAGTCTCTATAACGCCATGCCGACTGAAGGGGTCGAAGCACTTATTCACATCATGCACCGTTTTGAACAGGGGGAACGTTAA